A genomic segment from Pseudomonas sessilinigenes encodes:
- a CDS encoding Orn/Lys/Arg decarboxylase N-terminal domain-containing protein translates to MYKDLQFPILIVHRDIKADTVAGDRVRGIARELEKDGFSIFSAVDYAEGRLVASTHHGLACMLIAAEGAGENTHLLQNMVELIRLARVRAPLLPIFALGEQVTLENAPADAMSELNQLRGILYLFEDTVPFLARQVARAARNYLDGLLPPFFRALVQHTADSNYSWHTPGHGGGVAYRKSAVGQAFHQFFGENTLRSDLSVSVPELGSLLDHTGPLAEAEARAARNFGADHTFFVINGTSTANKIVWHSMVGRDDLVLVDRNCHKSILHSIIMTGAIPLYLCPERNELGIIGPIPLEEFSTESIQAKIDASPLTRGRAPKVKLAVVTNSTYDGLCYNAELIKQSLGSSVEVLHFDEAWYAYAAFHEFFAGRYGMGTSRSADSPLVFTTHSTHKLLAAFSQASMIHVQDGGARQLDRDRFNEAFMMHISTSPQYSIIASLDVASAMMEGPAGRSLLQEMFDEALSFRRALANLRQNIAADDWWFSVWQPERVEGIDQVCTGDWLLEADGEWHGFAGVTDDYVLLDPIKVTLVMPGLTAGGALSEHGIPAAVVSKFLWERGLVVEKTGLYSFLVLFSMGITKGKWSTLLTELLEFKRNYDANASLASCLPSVASQDPQRYQGMGLQDLCDQLHACYRSNATAKHLKRMYTVLPEVAMKPADAYDHLVRGDVEAVSIDQLQGRIAAVMLVPYPPGIPLIMPGERFTESTRSIIDYLAFARAFDSSFPGFVADVHGLQHEEQGNGRHYTVDCIKE, encoded by the coding sequence ATGTATAAAGACCTGCAGTTTCCGATCCTGATCGTGCACCGTGACATCAAGGCCGATACGGTCGCGGGGGACCGGGTACGAGGGATCGCCCGGGAACTGGAAAAGGATGGCTTCAGCATCTTTTCCGCAGTGGATTATGCCGAGGGGCGGCTGGTGGCTTCCACGCACCATGGCCTGGCCTGCATGTTGATCGCCGCCGAGGGCGCTGGGGAGAACACCCACCTGCTGCAAAACATGGTGGAGCTGATTCGTTTGGCCAGGGTGCGCGCACCGCTGTTGCCGATCTTTGCCCTGGGCGAGCAGGTGACCCTGGAAAACGCCCCGGCCGACGCCATGAGCGAACTCAACCAGTTGCGCGGCATCCTCTATTTGTTCGAAGACACCGTGCCGTTCCTGGCCCGGCAAGTGGCCCGGGCCGCACGCAATTACCTCGATGGCCTGTTGCCGCCATTCTTCAGGGCCCTGGTGCAACACACCGCCGACTCCAACTATTCCTGGCATACCCCGGGGCATGGTGGTGGCGTGGCGTATCGCAAGAGTGCGGTGGGGCAGGCGTTTCATCAGTTCTTCGGCGAGAACACCCTGCGTTCGGACCTGTCGGTGTCGGTGCCGGAACTGGGCTCGCTGCTGGATCACACCGGCCCCCTGGCGGAAGCCGAGGCCCGCGCCGCGCGCAACTTCGGCGCCGATCACACCTTCTTCGTGATCAATGGCACCTCCACGGCCAACAAGATCGTCTGGCACTCCATGGTCGGTCGTGACGACCTGGTGCTGGTGGATCGCAACTGCCACAAGTCGATCCTGCATTCGATCATCATGACCGGCGCGATCCCCCTGTACCTGTGTCCGGAGCGCAACGAGCTGGGGATCATCGGGCCGATTCCCCTCGAGGAATTCAGCACCGAGTCGATCCAGGCCAAGATCGATGCCAGCCCGCTGACGCGTGGCCGTGCACCGAAGGTCAAGTTGGCAGTGGTCACCAATTCGACCTACGACGGGCTGTGCTACAACGCCGAGCTGATCAAGCAGAGCCTGGGCAGCAGCGTCGAGGTCCTGCATTTCGATGAAGCGTGGTACGCCTATGCGGCGTTCCACGAGTTCTTTGCCGGCCGCTATGGCATGGGGACCTCGCGTTCGGCCGACAGTCCGCTGGTGTTCACCACCCATTCCACCCACAAGCTGCTGGCGGCCTTCAGCCAGGCTTCGATGATCCATGTGCAGGACGGTGGCGCCCGGCAACTGGATCGTGACCGCTTCAACGAAGCCTTCATGATGCACATCTCCACCTCCCCGCAGTACAGCATTATCGCTTCGCTGGACGTGGCCTCGGCCATGATGGAGGGCCCGGCAGGGCGCTCGCTGCTACAGGAAATGTTCGACGAGGCCCTGAGCTTCCGCCGTGCTCTGGCCAACCTGCGGCAGAACATCGCCGCCGATGACTGGTGGTTTTCGGTCTGGCAGCCGGAACGGGTCGAAGGTATCGATCAGGTATGCACGGGCGACTGGTTGCTGGAGGCCGACGGCGAGTGGCATGGCTTTGCCGGCGTCACCGACGACTATGTACTGCTCGATCCGATCAAGGTGACGCTGGTGATGCCTGGCCTGACCGCCGGAGGAGCCCTGAGCGAGCATGGGATTCCCGCGGCGGTGGTCAGCAAGTTCCTGTGGGAGCGTGGGCTGGTGGTGGAGAAGACGGGCCTGTATTCCTTCCTGGTGCTGTTCTCCATGGGCATCACCAAGGGCAAGTGGAGCACCTTGCTTACCGAGCTTCTGGAGTTCAAGCGCAATTACGACGCCAACGCCAGCCTGGCCAGTTGCCTGCCCAGTGTCGCCAGCCAGGACCCGCAGCGTTACCAGGGCATGGGGCTGCAGGACCTGTGTGACCAGTTGCATGCCTGTTATCGCAGCAACGCCACGGCCAAGCACCTCAAGCGCATGTACACGGTATTGCCGGAGGTGGCGATGAAACCTGCCGACGCCTACGACCACCTGGTGCGCGGCGATGTCGAGGCAGTCTCCATCGACCAGTTGCAGGGGCGCATCGCCGCCGTGATGCTGGTGCCTTACCCGCCAGGCATTCCGTTGATCATGCCCGGCGAGCGCTTCACCGAATCGACCCGCTCGATCATCGACTACCTGGCGTTCGCCCGCGCCTTCGATAGCAGCTTCCCGGGCTTTGTCGCCGATGTGCACGGTCTGCAACATGAAGAACAAGGCAATGGGCGGCACTACACCGTCGATTGCATCAAGGAGTAA
- a CDS encoding GNAT family N-acetyltransferase translates to MPSTVNVGKSRVQVRVADAGFAAYINGSDFSFQVDAYAEVAHGVAVTDWPLCRIASYRKCYGIDPEEFSSYRNAPDSEVFMAYLDGQAVGHVVVSTNWNGYGHIDELAVHAPARGHGVARTLLEVAQFWSRRKGLPGVMLETQNNNLGACRLYERCGYVVGGVDRLRYRGIDPQTREVAIFWYLLFAEDPAGNAS, encoded by the coding sequence ATGCCGTCCACGGTCAATGTTGGGAAGTCGCGAGTGCAGGTTCGTGTCGCCGATGCAGGGTTCGCGGCCTATATCAATGGCAGTGACTTCAGTTTCCAGGTCGATGCCTACGCCGAGGTCGCGCACGGGGTAGCGGTGACCGACTGGCCGCTGTGCCGGATCGCCTCCTATCGCAAGTGCTATGGCATCGATCCCGAGGAATTCAGCAGCTATCGCAATGCGCCGGACAGCGAAGTCTTCATGGCTTATCTCGATGGCCAGGCGGTCGGGCACGTGGTGGTCAGTACCAACTGGAATGGGTATGGGCATATCGATGAACTGGCGGTCCACGCCCCGGCGCGAGGTCACGGGGTGGCCAGGACACTGCTGGAAGTCGCGCAGTTCTGGAGTCGCAGGAAGGGTTTGCCGGGGGTGATGCTGGAGACCCAGAACAACAACCTGGGTGCCTGTCGCCTGTATGAACGTTGCGGTTATGTCGTGGGCGGGGTGGATCGCCTGCGTTATCGCGGTATCGATCCACAGACTCGCGAGGTGGCGATCTTCTGGTACCTGCTGTTCGCCGAAGACCCCGCAGGCAACGCTTCTTAA